A single region of the Elusimicrobiota bacterium genome encodes:
- a CDS encoding MBL fold metallo-hydrolase has translation MLEKIKWLGHASFRIEGEKTIYIDPWRLKKDLPKADIVLITHNHYDHCSPEDVQKISKGGKETVIVANKTSALSFSDMEVKTVKPGDKITVHNVDIKVTPAYNINKPFHPKSSDGLGFIVTVSGQQIYHSGDTDIIPEMKNIKCDIVLLAVSGTYVMTASEAAKAAEMLKPKIAVPMHYGEIVGGNEDAQKFINLCKKLSIEANVKNKEQ, from the coding sequence ATGTTAGAAAAAATTAAATGGCTTGGTCATGCAAGTTTTCGTATTGAGGGTGAAAAAACAATTTATATTGACCCGTGGAGACTAAAAAAGGACTTGCCAAAAGCAGATATTGTTTTAATAACCCATAACCACTATGACCATTGCTCACCAGAAGATGTTCAGAAAATCAGCAAGGGGGGGAAAGAAACAGTTATAGTTGCAAACAAAACTTCTGCTTTGAGTTTTTCAGATATGGAAGTTAAGACAGTCAAGCCGGGCGATAAAATTACTGTGCATAATGTTGATATAAAGGTAACTCCAGCGTATAATATCAACAAGCCATTTCATCCGAAGTCATCTGATGGTTTAGGATTTATAGTCACTGTTTCTGGTCAGCAAATTTATCACAGTGGTGATACAGACATAATTCCTGAAATGAAGAATATAAAATGCGATATTGTACTTCTGGCAGTTTCTGGCACATATGTGATGACAGCATCGGAGGCGGCAAAGGCTGCAGAAATGCTCAAACCAAAAATTGCTGTCCCAATGCATTATGGAGAAATAGTTGGTGGTAATGAAGATGCTCAAAAATTTATTAACCTGTGTAAAAAATTATCCATAGAAGCAAATGTTAAGAATAAAGAACAATGA
- a CDS encoding nucleoside-triphosphatase — MSALNSQKQVIGTIKEKPNTFTDKIKKRQNVKVISVTVENRNSIPDKILADIKGE; from the coding sequence ATTTCTGCTCTCAACAGTCAAAAGCAAGTCATTGGCACAATAAAAGAAAAACCCAATACTTTCACTGATAAAATCAAAAAAAGACAAAATGTTAAAGTTATCTCTGTAACAGTTGAGAACAGGAACTCAATTCCAGATAAGATTCTAGCAGATATAAAAGGGGAATAG
- a CDS encoding nucleoside-triphosphatase: MKDILLTGKPGVGKTTIIKKIVARLDSVGGFDFRKQ; the protein is encoded by the coding sequence ATGAAAGATATCCTTCTCACTGGAAAGCCGGGAGTCGGAAAGACAACGATAATCAAAAAAATTGTAGCCCGACTTGATTCTGTTGGTGGATTTGATTTCAGGAAGCAGTAA